CCGGATTTCCGGTAAAGATCAGTTTTTCTACCGGGAAAAAGCGCTCCATTTTATCGTAAGCTACACAAATGGAATTCACCTTTTTGCTCAACAGTTTATTGGTGATTCCGGCGTACGAGTTTTGCTCCTGAATTAAACAAGGCACCTTATCTTTTGCAGCTGCCCTTAACAGTGGACCGCTGGCATAACCGCCCACTCCAATAGCTACTTCCGGGTGAAAATCGGCTACAATCTTTTTCGCCAACTTCGAACTTTGACGCAGTTTTTTGAAGAACGTAATTATTTTCATGCTGGGTTTCCGCGGAAACCCCATCACGGGCAAGCCAATAATTTTATAGCCGGCGGCAGGCACTTTCTCCATTTCCATCCGGTCTTCGGCACCAACAAATAAAATGTCAGCGTCAGGATTGCGCTTTTTAATTTCGTTGGCAATGGCAAGCGCCGGAAAAATATGTCCCCCGGTACCACCTCCACTAATTATGGCTCTATTTATCTTTTGTTTCATTTTCAATTTCGTAATCTTCATCAGGAGCTTTAATCATAATCGGTTGCTCCGCCACTTCTTTATTCTGCTGATTTTGGTGACTCACACTAAGAATCAAACCAAAAGCCAGCGAAGTAAACAACAACGATGTTCCTCCCAAACTAATCCATGGTAGCGGCTGACCGGTAACCGGCAACGCACCGCTTGAAACACCAATATTTATCATGGCCTGAAAAACCAGCACCAATGTTAATCCAATAACCATAAATGCCGGAAACGTTCGGGTGGCCCGCCGGACAATCACCACTCCCCTGAAAAAGAAAATCAGGAAAAGCATGATTACCGCAATACCTCCCAACAAACCATATTCTTCAACGATTATGGCAAAAATAAAATCGTTATATGCAGCGGCCATATAATTACTTACATCGGAGTGGCCGGGGCCTTTCCCAATAATTCCGCCGGAATAAATGGCCAGTTTTGCATAGTCGGCCTGTGTAATTCCCTGCGATGCTTCCGGTGGCGGTGGATTTATAAACCGTTCAATTCGCCCCTTTATGGTGTGCACACGGCCAATACTATCCGGTAAAAGATCGGCAGTAAAGTAAATCGTTACCACCAAC
This is a stretch of genomic DNA from uncultured Draconibacterium sp.. It encodes these proteins:
- a CDS encoding FtsW/RodA/SpoVE family cell cycle protein — protein: MQHSILKLFKGDRVLWMVLMLLSVLSLLIVYSSTGALAYRVAQGNTMKYLFRQVVFLGAGIGVILLMVNVLPIKLYSKLAWWALLASIGFLLFSIVMRGTSFVSSSGRTLNFWGATFQPAEMAKISLVLFSAKILGKRQKTKGDLWEAFKKIIFYTAIVCGLIFISDFSTSALLFATIMTMMFCGRIPLKYLFSLVGVGIALVVTIYFTADLLPDSIGRVHTIKGRIERFINPPPPEASQGITQADYAKLAIYSGGIIGKGPGHSDVSNYMAAAYNDFIFAIIVEEYGLLGGIAVIMLFLIFFFRGVVIVRRATRTFPAFMVIGLTLVLVFQAMINIGVSSGALPVTGQPLPWISLGGTSLLFTSLAFGLILSVSHQNQQNKEVAEQPIMIKAPDEDYEIENETKDK